The following proteins come from a genomic window of Lolium rigidum isolate FL_2022 chromosome 5, APGP_CSIRO_Lrig_0.1, whole genome shotgun sequence:
- the LOC124653312 gene encoding zinc-finger homeodomain protein 9-like: MEAMDVKHAPAMFPGNGSVKRARQAAAAVGVGAVVVVPSYRECLRNHAACMGAHAVDGCGEFLPAPQLNPADPASFTCVACGCHRNFHRRVMVEEEEQAPAPAQQQVALLPAPAVAGGVAQHGPPRRAEETPEVRLPAADGDDDDDSESDSDGSGSGYDDERSVSPPQLLQAQPARVPAPVSQQPPAYFSPPPSHQQQPPHMLLSLNSSAPPPGAHVQAQGQRLPVQASPATAPPAHVGGATAAAARKRFRTKFTAQQKQRMQELSERLGWRLQKRDEAIVDEWCRDIGVSKGVFKVWMHNNKHNYLGGHSARRSASATAASSAATTPTAPAAAGPFHHIAPAQGAQAPPPPAPFAPSVTHSSPAPTATGFNMNGTATSAVTPAPTYTAVHQVNGTSSPQSA; encoded by the coding sequence ATGGAGGCCATGGACGTCAAGCACGCCCCGGCCATGTTCCCCGGAAACGGGTCTGTGAAGAgggcgcggcaggcggcagcggcGGTCGGAGTGGGCGCCGTGGTGGTGGTGCCCAGCTACCGGGAGTGCCTCCGGAACCACGCGGCGTGCATGGGCGCGCACGCCGTGGACGGCTGCGGGGAGTTCTTGCCGGCGCCGCAGCTCAACCCCGCCGACCCGGCCTCCTTCACCTGCGTCGCCTGCGGCTGCCACCGCAACTTCCACCGCCGCGtgatggtggaggaggaggagcaggcgccCGCGCCGGCGCAGCAGCAggtggcgctgctgccggcgccgGCCGTGGCGGGGGGCGTTGCGCAGCACGGCCCGCCGCGGCGCGCGGAGGAGACGCCCGAGGTCCGGCTCCCAGcggccgacggcgacgacgacgacgactcggaGTCCGACTCCGACGGCTCGGGGTCTGGGTACGACGACGAGCGGTCCGTCTCCCCGCCGCAGCTGCTGCAGGCTCAGCCGGCGCGCGTGCCGGCGCCGGTGTCGCAGCAGCCTCCGGCCTACttctccccgccgccgtcgcatCAGCAGCAGCCGCCGCACATGCTGCTGTCTCTGAACtccagcgcgccgccgccgggggcgcACGTGCAGGCGCAGGGCCAGAGGCTCCCCGTCCAGGCCTCGCCGGCGACCGCCCCGCCGGCCCACGTGGGGGGcgcgacggcagcggcggctcgGAAGCGGTTCCGCACCAAGTTCACCGCGCAGCAGAAGCAGCGGATGCAGGAGCTGTCGGAGCGGCTCGGGTGGCGGCTGCAGAAGCGCGACGAGGCCATCGTGGACGAGTGGTGCCGCGACATCGGGGTGAGCAAGGGCGTGTTCAAGGTGTGGATGCACAACAACAAGCACAACTACCTGGGCGGCCACAGCGCCCGCCGCAGcgcctccgccacggccgcgtcctccgccgccaccacgcccACCGCCCCCGCCGCGGCCGGGCCATTCCACCACATCGCGCCCGCCCAAGGTgcgcaggcgccgccgccgccagcgccatTCGCACCGTCCGTCACCCACAGCTCCCCCGCCCCCACCGCCACCGGGTTCAACATGAACggcaccgccacctccgccgtcACCCCCGCCCCCACCTACACCGCCGTCCACCAAGTGAACGGAACCTCGTCGCCGCAGTCCGCCTAA